The nucleotide window CGTAGCGGAAGGATGGCAGGCATGTCTCAAAAAGCGATTAAACCGTCATTGAAGAATCCTTTTGATCCCCCCGAACAGGTCGAGTTCACCATTCCCGGAGAAATCCCCGGCAAGAAGGGTGGCTATGAAGAGGCCATGAAAGAGGGCCACGAGCTGATCCAGCGTCCGATCAAGTCGGTCAAGATCGAGCAGATAGAAAAGCAGCACTTCAAGAAACGCATGACCGTGTGGGAACGCCTGCGGGTGCTCTCGGACAAGGCCCCCAATGTCCTGTACCAGAACTGGGGCAAGAACCTTGACGGCGCTTCGCTCGTCACTGCCATTCTCAACATCGGCGGCCGCGACGTGGCTGTTTACGGCCATGACTTCACCGTACGCGCCGGATCGATCGACGCCACCAATGGCAGCAAGCTGGCCAAGCTTTTCAACATGGCCGGCGAAAAAGGCATCCCGCTGATCGGCATGAACGATTCGGCCGGCGCCTTTGTACCGGCCGGCGTGGGGGGCCTGGACGGCTACGCCGAAGCCTTTACAGCCCTGCGCAAGATCAGCGGCGTGGTTCCCTCCATCATGTGCATGTTCGGCTTCAACGCCGGCGGCGGCAGCTATCTGCCGCGCCAGGGCAGCTTCGTCATCCAGCCCAACGAGACCTTCTTTGGCCTGACCGGCCCGGGGGTCGTAAAGTCTGTCCTGGGTGAAGACATCACTCCGGAAGAGCTGGGTGGCCCCAAGGTGCACGGCAGGTCCGGCGTGGCCGACCTGACTGTTACCGACGAAGTGGCTGCCTTGCGGACCGCCGTGCGGCTGCTCTCCTACATCCCGGACAACAACAGCATCGGAGCACCGTTCCAGGAGACCAGCGATCCGCTGGACCGCAAGACCTGGGAGATCAACACCCTGCTGAAAAAGGCCTTCAATTCACCCACCGGTTTCAATACGCCGTTCGATGTCTCCATCATTATTCAGCAGATCTGCGATCATGGCGATTATTTCGAACTGCAGCCAGAGCGTGCCAAGGAAGTCGTCACCGCCTTCGGGCGTCTGGGTGGCCAGGTGGTCGGTTTCGTGGCCAACAACTCCGCCGTGGCTTCGGGCCAGATCGACTGCGATTCAGCCGTCAAGATCGCCCGCTTCGTCCGTTTCTGCAATATATACAATATTCCGATCATCTTCATGGAAGACACCACCGGCTTTCTGCCGGGACGCGAGCAGGAATCGCGCGGGATCGTCCAGGCCGGACGTTCCATGCTCGACTCGATCGTGGACGTGCGCACCCCGCGCATCCTGCTGATCCTGCGCAATGCCTACGGTGGAGCCTATGCCTCCTATAACAACTATCCCACCGGTGCCGATCTGGTGCTGGCGCTTCCGACGACCCGTCTGGCAGTCATGGGGCCGGCCGGCAAGGAATTCGTTTACAAGGACGAATTGCGCAAGGTGCGCACTACGGCAGCCGAAATGATCAAGAGCGGTACCAACGAGCGCATCAAGGCCGGCATGGAGGGTGATTCAGCCAAACGGGACGCCGAGAAGGAAGCCGCGGAGTGGCTGAAAGCACAGGAAGGGGCCCTCAACCAGCGCTACGAAAAGGAGCTGATGAACCCCAAGGAGGGTCTGGCTCTGGG belongs to Geobacter sp. SVR and includes:
- a CDS encoding acyl-CoA carboxylase subunit beta; the protein is MSQKAIKPSLKNPFDPPEQVEFTIPGEIPGKKGGYEEAMKEGHELIQRPIKSVKIEQIEKQHFKKRMTVWERLRVLSDKAPNVLYQNWGKNLDGASLVTAILNIGGRDVAVYGHDFTVRAGSIDATNGSKLAKLFNMAGEKGIPLIGMNDSAGAFVPAGVGGLDGYAEAFTALRKISGVVPSIMCMFGFNAGGGSYLPRQGSFVIQPNETFFGLTGPGVVKSVLGEDITPEELGGPKVHGRSGVADLTVTDEVAALRTAVRLLSYIPDNNSIGAPFQETSDPLDRKTWEINTLLKKAFNSPTGFNTPFDVSIIIQQICDHGDYFELQPERAKEVVTAFGRLGGQVVGFVANNSAVASGQIDCDSAVKIARFVRFCNIYNIPIIFMEDTTGFLPGREQESRGIVQAGRSMLDSIVDVRTPRILLILRNAYGGAYASYNNYPTGADLVLALPTTRLAVMGPAGKEFVYKDELRKVRTTAAEMIKSGTNERIKAGMEGDSAKRDAEKEAAEWLKAQEGALNQRYEKELMNPKEGLALGSISSIVMPTDLRKVLGENMSFLMRHYKPGPMMGPQREFH